The DNA region GCCTGCCGGGCAGCGTTGTGGCACACCAGCCAGTCGGCAGCTGACCGGAGATCGAAGGCAACGGCGGGGTTGCTGAGCCGGATGAGGAGGTGGCCGGCGGTCAGGGCGGTCCGGGGTCGTGCCACTTCCCAGACTGCCGATGCAAAAAGAAGCCGCCTGGACAGACTCATGAGCCAACTCCCTTCCCCGCCTGAGGATACCAAGCGCGCGCCACGAGGGACATCCGCGCACCATTAGGGTTGCAGGGTGGGAAAACTGCTGGCCGACATCACACCGCTCCGGGAGAGCCCTGATTTCCGCCGGCTCTGGCTCGGCTCTGCTGTGTCCGCGGTGGGCAGCCAGCTCACCCTGGTGGCCGTAAGCCTGGAGGTCTACCGCGTCACACAGGACAGCTTCTACGTAGGCCTGCTGGGGATCTTTGCACTGGTGCCCCTGGTGTTCGGCGGGCTCCTGGGCGGTTCCATCGCCGATTCCCACGACCGCCGCACGGTGGCGTTCCTGGCAACCTCGGTGCTGTGGCTCACCACGGGGCTGGTCGCGCTCCAATCGTGGCTGCAACTGGGAAATGTCTGGGTTCTCTACGTCCTCATTGCCCTGCAGAGCGGTGCGCAGTCCATCAACCAGCCCGCACGCAGCGCCATCATCCCGATGCTGATCCGCAAGGAACTGCTGCCCGCGGCCAACGCGCTCAGCATGGTTTCCTTTGGGCTGGCCATGACGGTGGGTCCGCTGCTGGCGGGCGTGCTGGTGGCCTGGGTGGGATTCGGCTGGACCTACACCATTGACTTTGTCACCTTCGCGTTTGTCCTTTGGGCCGTTTACCGGCTTCCGTCTCTGCCGCCGGGGAAGAGCGCAGGACGGGCCGGTATCCGGTCCGTTGTTGAAGGCTTTCGTTTTCTAGGCATCAGGCCCAACCTGCGCATGACCTTCATCATCGACCTCGTGGCCATGATCCTGGCCCAGCCGCGCGCCCTTATGCCCGCCATCGGCGCCGTGATGATCGGCGGGGGCGAAGCCACCGTGGGCGTGCTGTTGGCCTCGACGGCCGTCGGCGCTTTCCTCGCGGGCCTGTTTTCCGGACCCCTCGGCCACGTCAGGTGGCAGGGGAGTGCCGTGGTCTGGTCGGTGATGGGGTGGGGCGCCTCGATTGCGGGCTTCGGCGTGGTGGTGCTGCTGGCAGGGCATTCCGGCACCGGGGGAGTCACCGTCTGGCTGCTTCCGGCAGCTTTGTGCTGTGCCCTGGCCGGGATCGCCGATTCCATCAGCAGTGTTTTCCGCAACACCATCCTTCAGGCCGCAACCCCGGACCACCTCCGGGGACGGCTCCAGGGCGTCTTCATCGTGGTGGTGGCTGGCGGCCCCGGGTGGGAGACCTGCTGGCCGGCGGTGCGACTAAGATTTTGAATGAGGGCTGGGTCCTGCTTTTGGGCGGGTTGCTCTGCATTGCTGGGGCGTGGCTGGCGGCGTGGCTGCAGCCGGGGTTCCGGAAGTACGACGCCCGCAATCCCGTCCCCTAGGGGGCGCGGGTCCTGGCAGGCCAGCCTCGAATTTGGTGCCTGGAGATGGAGGAGTGGAGTGCACAAGCATTACAACGGCCTGAAGACTGCGGCGCTCTTTGGCGTGCTCTGGGCCGTCCTGCTGGGCCTGGGCGGCCTGATCGGGATCAACACCCGCAGTTCGGCGCCCATCTGGATCATGGCCGTCATCGGTGTTGCCACCACTGCCTACGGCTACTGGAACAGCGACAAGATCGCCATCCGCTCCATGCAGGCCTACCCGGTCAGCGAAGCCCAGGCGCCGCAGCTGCACCAGATTGTCCGCGAACTTTCCGTCCGCGCCAACCAGCCGATGCCCCGGATCTACCTCTCACCCACCATGAACCCGAATGCCTTCGCCACGGGCCGTAATCCCAAGAACGCCGCGGTCTGCTGCACCGAAGGAATCCTGCAGCTGCTGGACGCCCGTGAACTCCGGGGTGTCCTGGGGCACGAGCTGATGCACGTCTACAACCGGGACATCCTCA from Arthrobacter pascens includes:
- the htpX gene encoding zinc metalloprotease HtpX; its protein translation is MHKHYNGLKTAALFGVLWAVLLGLGGLIGINTRSSAPIWIMAVIGVATTAYGYWNSDKIAIRSMQAYPVSEAQAPQLHQIVRELSVRANQPMPRIYLSPTMNPNAFATGRNPKNAAVCCTEGILQLLDARELRGVLGHELMHVYNRDILTSSVAAAVAGVITSVGQMLLFFGGDRRNANPLAMLAMALLAPFAASLIQLAISRTREYDADEDGSELTGDPLALASALHKIEQGVRIAPLPQDQKLVNTSHLMIANPFRGGAMTKLFATHPPMKERISRLERMAGRPRN